A window from Drosophila subobscura isolate 14011-0131.10 chromosome O, UCBerk_Dsub_1.0, whole genome shotgun sequence encodes these proteins:
- the LOC117898192 gene encoding protein Red encodes MSEAHLEAPPSVRLTNDDFRKLLATPRAPPPGSSTGSAGGSLATATFATPSAAGDKKKTQSSSERNDLRRKKKNFYAALKKQEDVKLLELSEKYRDRARERRDNANPDYTTASTPGHGGSTNAYRAVAPDMKSGIDAAERRRRIIQESKFLGGDIQHTHLVKGLDYALLQKVRSELHSKETEEEEIAAALAREKLAEAAAAAEQLEAERRESEDINAINGSLARNIYNLVQARRSKEVPRNELFAPGRMAYVIDLDDELGETDIPTTLKRSKFEVPASREDIATLTTNDIVINKLSQILSYLRAGGRNKKNKKRDKDKPLFYEKEIESVRTQPGISSAAGAGAGSNPKGGKPAAPLGDSIYDDVGDYQPAGKSRGDRHARPVGADAASKPAPGQNSYFGDAPPETVEPVITSIPPPPKISKAMASRFANEPEGYAECYPGLEEMNDAIDDSDDEVDYTKMDLGNKKGPIGRWDFDTQEEYSDYMSTKEALPKAAFQYGVKMQDGRKTRKNKTEKNEKAELDREWQKIQTIIQKRKMPKDRDGGGGGGSRDGGDEPEYKSAKY; translated from the exons ATGTCCGAGGCCCACTTGGAAGCGCCACCCTCGGTGCGTCTCACCAACGATGACTTCCgcaagctgctggccacacCACGTGCCCCGCCTCCTGGCTCCAGCACAGGCAGCGCAGGAGGCTCCCTGGCCACAGCAACCTTCGCCACGCCCTCTGCGGCGGGCGACAAGAAGAAAacccagagcagcagcgagcgcaATGACCTGAGGCGGAAGAAGAAGAACTTCTATGCCGCACTCAAGAAGCAGGAGGATgtgaagctgctggagctgtcgGAGAAGTACAGGGATCGAGCCCGCGAGCGTCGTGACAATGCCAATCCGGACTACACGACCGCAAGCACACCCGGCCATGGCGGGAGTACCAATGCCTACCGTGCCGTGGCCCCGGACATGAAGTCAGGCATCGATGCCGCCGAGCGGAGACGGAGAATCATCCAGGAGTCAAAGTTCTTGGGCGGTGACATACAGCACACCCATTTAGTGAAGGGTCTCGACTACGCGCTGCTGCAGAAAGTGCGCTCGGAGCTGCACTCCAAAGAGACCGAAGAGGAGGAAATCGCTGCCGCCTTGGCCAGGGAGAAGCTGGCGGAGGCGGCCGCTGCAGCCGAGCAACTGGAGGCGGAGCGCAGGGAGTCGGAGGACATAAACGCCATCAATGGCTCGTTGGCGCGTAACATTTACAATCTCGTACAGGCGCGTCGCTCCAAGGAGGTGCCGCGCAACGAACTCTTCGCTCCCGGCCGGATGGCCTACGTCATAGATCTGGACGACGAGCTGGGCGAGACAGATATACCCACAACGCTGAAGCGATCCAAGTTCGAGGTGCCGGCGTCGCGGGAGGACATTGCCACGCTCACCACCAACGACATTGTCATCAACAAGCTGTCCCAAATTCTCAGCTATCTGCGGGCCGGCGGGcgcaacaagaagaacaagaagcgCGACAAGGACAAGCCCCTCTTCTACGAGAAGGAAATTGAGAGTGTCCGCACCCAACCGGGCATCAgcagtgctgctggtgcaggtgCTGGCTCTAACCCAAAGGGAGGCAAGCCCGCTGCTCCCCTGGGGGACAGTATCTACGACGATGTGGGTGACTATCAGCCGGCAGGCAAATCGCGTGGCGATCGGCATGCTCGTCCTGTCGGTGCAGATGCAGCCAGCAAGCCTGCTCCCGGACAGAACTCGTACTTTGGCGATGCTCCGCCAGAGACGGTAGAGCCGGTCATCACCAGCATACCGCCACCCCCGAAGATATCCAAGGCTATGGCCTCGCGATTCGCCAACGAACCGGAAGGCTATGCCGAGTGCTACCCGGGCCTGGAGGAGATGAACGACGCCATCGATGACTCGGACGATGAGGTGGACTACACCAAGATGGATCTGGGCAACAAGAAGGGCCCCATCGGCCGCTGGGACTTTGACACGCAGGAGGAGTACTCCGATTACATGAGCACCAAGGAGGCCCTGCCCAAGGCCGCCTTCCAGTACGGCGTCAAGATGCAGGATGGCCGCAAGACGCGCAAAAACAAGACGGAAAAGAACGAAAAAGCTGAACTGGATCGGGAGTGGCAGAAGATTCAG ACCATTATACAAAAGCGTAAAATGCCAAAGGATCgcgatggtggtggtggcggaggTAGCCGTGACGGTGGCGATGAACCCGAATACAAATCGGCCAAGTACTAG